A genomic region of Capnocytophaga canimorsus contains the following coding sequences:
- a CDS encoding elongation factor G: MDYNTNNIRNAVLLGHAGSGKTSLVETMLFESGATTRIGSIEEGNTISDFHEMEREKKHSIFSSLMHVLWGNVKINFIDTPGFDDFIGEAISGLKVADTAVVVINAKEGIEVQNELHKDYIEEFKTPTLFVINQMDHEKADFEKSLQEIKNTFGNKVVEIQFPYQLENGFNHIVDALRMVMYTFDSNGGKPKKEAIPEEVLERAKQIHNQLVEIAAEEEEGLMERYFEQGTLSEEELTKGLQLAMGKQNFFPVFCASAKENKGTGRIMGFIRDICPSPLQQPDKELQNGKTLAPNASLPTSIFIYKTLNESQIGELSYFKVYSGKLKSGETLKNQMNGEDERINKIFIVNGKNRESVEQLVAGDLGVTIKLKNSHTNNTLNAEGHEDVQIRKIKFPQMKIRMAVVPPSKSDFEKLTNALHIIQEEDPTFTLQYSPELKQTIIHGQGQMHFDVVKQRIKSLYNIDMELIRPKIPYRETISKTAEAQYRHKKQSGGAGQFAEVHLRVEPYDENSPLPTDLNIRKEELIELPWGGYLHFLWCIVGGSIDTRFIGAIKKGIMAKMEEGPLTGSYCQNVRVSVFDGKMHPVDSNDIAFQLAASAGFSEAFKNASPKIMEPFYELEVLCDAVAMGDVMTDLQSRRAVITGIDNIRQYQQIKALVPIAEMYGYSTSLRSITQGKSKFSRYLWGYQVMNHEVQEKLLRG; this comes from the coding sequence ATGGATTATAATACCAACAATATTCGGAATGCGGTTCTTTTAGGACACGCCGGAAGCGGAAAAACTTCTTTGGTAGAAACAATGCTGTTTGAATCAGGAGCTACTACACGCATCGGAAGCATTGAAGAGGGAAATACAATTTCCGATTTTCACGAAATGGAACGAGAAAAAAAACACAGTATTTTCAGTTCGCTAATGCACGTGTTGTGGGGAAATGTCAAAATCAATTTTATTGACACCCCTGGTTTTGATGATTTTATCGGTGAAGCCATTTCAGGGCTGAAAGTCGCCGATACCGCCGTAGTGGTTATCAACGCTAAGGAAGGCATTGAGGTTCAAAACGAACTCCACAAAGATTATATCGAAGAGTTTAAAACCCCTACTCTTTTCGTTATCAACCAAATGGATCACGAAAAAGCAGACTTTGAAAAATCACTTCAGGAAATTAAAAATACTTTTGGAAATAAAGTAGTTGAAATTCAGTTTCCGTATCAATTAGAAAACGGATTTAATCATATCGTTGATGCATTGCGTATGGTAATGTACACCTTCGATTCCAACGGAGGAAAACCTAAAAAAGAAGCTATTCCCGAAGAAGTACTTGAACGAGCAAAACAAATTCACAATCAGCTTGTTGAAATAGCTGCTGAGGAAGAAGAAGGGCTAATGGAACGCTACTTTGAACAAGGAACACTATCGGAAGAAGAACTTACCAAAGGGCTTCAATTGGCTATGGGGAAACAAAATTTCTTCCCTGTTTTTTGTGCTTCGGCAAAGGAAAATAAAGGAACTGGACGTATTATGGGTTTCATTCGTGACATCTGTCCTTCCCCCTTGCAACAACCTGATAAAGAGCTTCAAAACGGAAAAACTCTTGCTCCAAATGCTTCATTACCCACAAGCATTTTCATCTATAAAACACTGAACGAATCACAAATTGGGGAACTCAGTTATTTTAAAGTATATAGCGGAAAACTGAAAAGCGGAGAAACTCTTAAAAATCAAATGAATGGCGAAGATGAACGCATCAACAAAATCTTCATCGTCAATGGAAAGAACAGAGAATCCGTTGAACAATTGGTCGCTGGTGACTTGGGAGTTACCATAAAACTAAAAAATTCACATACCAACAACACACTCAATGCGGAAGGACACGAAGACGTACAAATACGCAAAATCAAATTCCCACAAATGAAAATCCGTATGGCTGTGGTGCCTCCTTCAAAATCAGATTTTGAAAAACTAACCAACGCCTTGCATATCATTCAGGAGGAAGACCCAACCTTTACCTTGCAATATTCCCCCGAACTAAAACAAACCATCATTCACGGACAAGGACAAATGCATTTTGATGTAGTGAAACAACGCATCAAATCGTTATATAATATTGATATGGAGCTTATTCGTCCAAAAATTCCATATCGTGAAACGATTTCAAAAACTGCTGAAGCCCAATATCGTCATAAAAAACAATCGGGTGGAGCGGGGCAATTTGCCGAAGTGCATCTTCGTGTTGAACCTTATGATGAAAATTCCCCTCTACCTACCGATTTGAATATCAGAAAAGAAGAACTCATCGAACTACCTTGGGGCGGATATTTGCATTTCTTGTGGTGCATTGTTGGCGGAAGCATCGACACACGCTTTATTGGAGCTATCAAAAAAGGAATTATGGCAAAAATGGAAGAGGGACCTCTCACTGGTTCGTATTGCCAAAACGTTCGCGTAAGCGTTTTCGACGGAAAAATGCACCCTGTAGACTCCAATGATATTGCCTTTCAGTTGGCAGCTTCAGCTGGTTTTTCGGAAGCCTTCAAAAATGCCTCACCTAAAATTATGGAACCCTTTTACGAATTGGAAGTACTTTGTGATGCTGTAGCGATGGGCGATGTAATGACCGATTTACAAAGCCGAAGAGCTGTCATTACAGGAATTGACAACATCCGACAATATCAACAAATCAAGGCTTTAGTACCCATTGCCGAGATGTACGGATATTCCACCTCACTGCGTTCCATTACGCAAGGAAAATCCAAATTCAGTAGGTATTTGTGGGGCTATCAGGTAATGAACCACGAAGTCCAAGAAAAATTATTAAGAGGATAA
- the lgt gene encoding prolipoprotein diacylglyceryl transferase, with product MMISSFIWNPDQVLFQVGGIAIRYYSLMFVVAFALGFYLMKKIFINEGKSLDKLDSLFIYTAVATLVGARLGHCFFYDWNNYYKDHIIEIFLPIRENPKGNIFGIIQGWELSGFQGLASHGAAIGIIIAMVFFVRKYKDMTLSWVLDRIVIPVSIGGVFVRLGNFFNSEISGKEVSDNFPLGVKFVQGGHISPREAMNITGQDNPQSAYELITNDPTYAKILETIPYQHPTQLYEAFGYFILFWVLWYVYWKTNKKQQPFYIFGLFLVLLWSIRFVVEFVKESQGGFENALGIFSTGQWLSIPFILAGIYLLLRKKV from the coding sequence ATGATGATATCAAGTTTTATATGGAATCCTGACCAAGTGCTTTTTCAAGTAGGCGGAATTGCTATTCGCTATTATAGTTTGATGTTTGTAGTGGCTTTCGCGCTGGGTTTTTATCTGATGAAAAAGATTTTTATCAATGAAGGAAAATCTTTAGACAAGTTAGATTCTCTTTTTATCTATACCGCGGTGGCTACATTAGTGGGGGCACGTTTGGGGCATTGTTTTTTTTACGATTGGAACAATTACTACAAAGATCATATTATTGAAATCTTTTTACCCATTCGGGAAAATCCAAAAGGGAATATTTTTGGCATCATACAAGGTTGGGAGCTTTCAGGATTTCAAGGATTAGCCAGTCACGGAGCAGCTATCGGTATTATTATTGCAATGGTATTTTTTGTCAGAAAATATAAGGATATGACTCTTTCGTGGGTTTTAGACCGAATTGTGATTCCTGTTTCTATTGGTGGTGTTTTTGTGCGTTTAGGCAATTTTTTTAATTCAGAAATTTCAGGAAAAGAAGTCAGTGATAATTTTCCTTTGGGTGTGAAATTTGTTCAAGGCGGTCACATTTCACCTCGTGAGGCAATGAATATCACGGGTCAGGATAATCCGCAATCGGCTTACGAACTTATTACTAACGACCCTACCTATGCTAAAATTTTGGAAACCATTCCGTATCAACATCCTACACAGTTGTACGAAGCTTTTGGTTACTTCATTTTATTTTGGGTTTTGTGGTATGTGTACTGGAAAACGAATAAAAAGCAACAACCTTTTTATATTTTCGGATTGTTTTTGGTTTTGCTTTGGAGTATTCGTTTTGTAGTAGAGTTTGTAAAAGAAAGTCAAGGAGGCTTTGAAAATGCTTTGGGGATATTTTCTACCGGACAGTGGCTCAGCATTCCGTTTATCCTTGCAGGAATTTATCTGCTACTAAGAAAAAAAGTATAA
- a CDS encoding HmuY family protein, which produces MKKMFLLAGIFATALFTFSCSKEESKKGETYLFKNTEKVEVLNIKSAKEITVSEQEPKFEGYQKYSFSKNTVVESDQWDIAFNGYTIIVNGGTSPNADKIAITGKGALYITEGTLENVTSVELEKLKNHTVNYTDWGQYDGGTHMVTPIAGKIIVIKTYEGQYVKMRIDSFYKDKGDQKPGANYKNTELGYYSFTFIKG; this is translated from the coding sequence ATGAAAAAAATGTTTTTATTGGCAGGAATTTTTGCCACCGCTTTGTTCACATTTTCTTGTAGTAAAGAGGAGAGTAAAAAAGGAGAAACCTATCTGTTTAAAAATACTGAAAAAGTCGAGGTACTTAATATTAAATCAGCAAAGGAAATCACGGTTAGTGAACAAGAACCTAAATTTGAGGGGTATCAAAAATATAGTTTTTCAAAAAATACAGTTGTTGAGTCCGACCAGTGGGATATCGCCTTTAACGGATATACCATAATTGTTAATGGGGGTACGTCTCCGAACGCTGATAAGATTGCCATTACAGGAAAAGGTGCACTTTATATCACTGAAGGAACGTTGGAAAATGTAACTTCGGTAGAATTGGAAAAACTTAAAAATCATACGGTTAATTATACCGATTGGGGGCAGTATGATGGGGGTACCCATATGGTAACTCCTATTGCTGGAAAAATCATTGTTATCAAAACCTATGAAGGGCAATATGTAAAAATGCGTATCGATAGTTTTTATAAAGACAAAGGCGACCAAAAACCTGGTGCAAACTATAAGAATACCGAATTAGGGTATTATTCATTCACTTTTATTAAAGGATAG
- a CDS encoding TonB-dependent receptor plug domain-containing protein encodes MPRLSVVFLIIFLSFSLSLSYGQDLQTHKDSVDYKLGEVVISATRTLRQLSSLPLQVQLIKEKEIRSTNASRLSEVLAEQNGLVTIPGHTGGEGIQMQGLDVAYTLILIDEMPLVGRVLGQLDLNRISVGNIQQVEIVKGASSSLYGSEALGGVINVITKIPEDGLKASVNYKESRFATHDASMNIGYRKKQLQITSFFNMYGSDGYHLSTSEVPTVTPFYNTTARTKIAYRFNDKTDLSLSARYFLQNQVYMLSKKEKGQSHLSEWNLHVKLNHRYNQKWSSYFEMYATDYKTHEYIQGGKVISGDTDSNFQQFYLRPEMRGKYSPKEKNDIIFGIGGNFEDIKKTIFISDSEMQSYYLYGQLDTYLTSKMNLIAGFRYDLHSQYTSQFSPKLALKYDFSDKISVKTSVGYGYKAPDFRQLYNNFTNSSVGYSVLGYNAVPQVLSQMEKNGEIASVYVDKSEFTQSKLAPESSISFNFGVDIQPLSELKLQLNLFRNDIKNLIDNQIIAVKYSGQSVYSYRNIERVYTQGMEANVSYFPIKNLTLSAGYQLLYAKNKTAENRFQERKVYARDANGDIFQLQSSDYFGLFNRSRHSANFKIFYQLPIWNTDLNFRGVYRGKYGIADTNVNTYLDKYDDFVPAHLLLNVALNKHFGERFTLGVGVNNLTDYTNVKYISNIPGRIMYASLNINF; translated from the coding sequence ATGCCAAGATTATCAGTTGTTTTTCTTATTATATTCTTGAGTTTTTCTCTATCCTTAAGCTATGGGCAAGACCTACAAACGCATAAAGATTCTGTAGATTATAAGTTGGGCGAAGTGGTCATTTCTGCTACTCGTACCTTACGTCAGCTCTCTTCATTGCCTTTGCAGGTACAACTGATTAAGGAAAAGGAAATCCGCAGTACAAATGCTTCCCGACTTTCTGAAGTATTAGCAGAACAGAATGGTTTGGTAACTATACCAGGACATACCGGAGGTGAAGGGATTCAAATGCAGGGACTTGATGTGGCATATACCTTAATTTTGATTGATGAAATGCCTTTGGTGGGTAGGGTACTTGGGCAATTGGATTTGAATCGCATCAGTGTAGGAAACATTCAGCAGGTTGAAATTGTCAAGGGAGCATCGTCCAGCTTGTATGGTAGTGAGGCTTTAGGAGGGGTTATCAATGTCATTACTAAAATTCCTGAAGACGGGTTAAAGGCAAGTGTAAACTATAAAGAAAGTCGCTTTGCCACTCACGATGCTTCAATGAATATCGGATACCGAAAAAAACAGCTACAAATCACTTCTTTTTTTAATATGTATGGCAGCGATGGATATCATCTGTCAACCTCGGAAGTGCCTACCGTAACTCCGTTTTACAATACCACAGCACGAACCAAAATAGCATATCGGTTTAATGACAAGACCGACTTGAGCCTTTCTGCGCGTTACTTTCTACAAAATCAAGTGTATATGCTTTCAAAAAAAGAGAAGGGACAAAGCCATCTTTCGGAATGGAACCTACACGTGAAACTCAATCATCGGTATAACCAAAAGTGGAGCAGTTATTTTGAGATGTACGCCACCGATTATAAAACTCACGAATATATTCAAGGAGGAAAAGTAATTTCAGGAGATACCGACTCTAACTTTCAGCAATTTTATTTACGTCCTGAAATGCGAGGCAAATATTCCCCAAAGGAAAAAAACGATATCATTTTCGGGATAGGAGGAAATTTTGAAGACATCAAGAAGACCATTTTTATATCCGATTCTGAAATGCAATCGTATTATCTTTACGGACAATTAGATACTTATCTGACCTCAAAAATGAATCTGATTGCTGGTTTTCGTTACGATTTACACAGCCAATACACTTCACAATTTAGCCCCAAATTAGCGTTAAAATACGATTTTTCAGATAAAATAAGTGTAAAAACTTCCGTAGGATACGGCTATAAAGCTCCCGATTTTAGGCAATTGTATAACAATTTTACCAATTCCAGTGTAGGATATTCAGTATTAGGATATAATGCGGTGCCTCAGGTACTTTCGCAAATGGAGAAAAACGGAGAAATCGCCTCAGTGTACGTAGATAAAAGCGAGTTTACCCAGTCAAAATTGGCACCTGAAAGTTCCATTAGTTTCAATTTTGGGGTCGATATACAACCTCTTTCCGAATTGAAGTTGCAACTGAATTTATTTCGTAATGATATTAAAAATCTGATAGACAATCAAATAATAGCAGTAAAGTACTCAGGACAATCTGTTTACAGCTATCGAAACATTGAGCGTGTTTACACTCAGGGTATGGAAGCTAATGTGAGTTATTTTCCGATAAAAAATTTGACATTATCAGCAGGATATCAACTGCTTTATGCTAAAAATAAAACTGCTGAAAATCGTTTTCAAGAACGTAAAGTATATGCCCGAGATGCTAATGGTGATATCTTTCAATTGCAAAGCTCTGATTATTTTGGGCTGTTTAATCGGTCGAGACATTCGGCAAATTTTAAAATTTTCTATCAATTACCTATTTGGAATACTGATTTGAACTTCCGTGGCGTATATCGTGGAAAATATGGTATTGCCGATACCAACGTCAATACTTATTTGGACAAATATGATGATTTTGTACCCGCACACCTGCTACTTAATGTGGCACTAAATAAGCACTTTGGTGAGCGTTTCACCTTAGGGGTAGGAGTAAATAATCTAACGGATTATACTAATGTTAAGTACATTAGCAATATTCCTGGTAGAATAATGTATGCAAGTTTGAATATCAATTTTTAA
- the idi gene encoding isopentenyl-diphosphate Delta-isomerase — protein sequence MEEKVILVDQNDNSIGLMPKLEAHQKALLHRAFSVFIMNEKGEMMLQKRALHKYHSPGLWTNTCCSHQRENETNVEAGKRRLQEEMGFVTDLQEVFSFIYKAPFDNGLTEHELDHVMIGFYEQNPVINSEEVADWKWEFPENVKADILQNPQVYTEWFKIIFNRFYDYLMERYQQSKNNSKKE from the coding sequence ATGGAAGAAAAAGTCATTTTAGTTGACCAAAACGACAACTCCATAGGGCTGATGCCCAAACTTGAAGCCCATCAGAAGGCATTGCTTCATCGTGCTTTTTCGGTTTTTATAATGAATGAAAAAGGTGAAATGATGCTCCAAAAACGAGCACTACACAAGTACCATTCCCCAGGACTATGGACCAATACTTGTTGTAGCCATCAGCGTGAAAATGAAACCAATGTTGAGGCAGGGAAACGCCGTTTACAAGAAGAAATGGGTTTTGTTACCGATTTGCAAGAAGTTTTTTCTTTCATCTATAAAGCACCTTTCGATAACGGACTCACCGAGCACGAGTTAGACCACGTGATGATTGGTTTTTATGAGCAAAATCCAGTAATCAATTCCGAAGAAGTTGCCGATTGGAAATGGGAATTTCCTGAAAATGTTAAGGCAGATATTCTACAAAATCCGCAAGTATATACCGAATGGTTTAAAATTATTTTTAATCGATTTTATGATTACTTAATGGAACGCTATCAGCAGAGTAAAAACAATTCTAAAAAAGAATAA
- a CDS encoding DUF192 domain-containing protein: protein MQFFRKYFVVLAFVLVGIAAVAYIAPMLMGKEETLTSNQIKTAEIDFTHEGDLSIFKGDKLLKKIAIEFANSPSERELGLMYRQTMQQNQGMLFVFPDEQIRTFYMKNTFLPLDIIYINANKEIISIVKNARPMDETSLPSEKPAKYVLEINAGLTDAWGIEIGDHISY from the coding sequence ATGCAATTTTTTAGAAAGTATTTTGTGGTATTAGCCTTCGTTTTGGTAGGAATTGCTGCTGTAGCTTACATAGCTCCTATGCTTATGGGAAAAGAGGAAACACTAACTTCAAATCAAATCAAAACAGCGGAAATTGATTTCACACACGAGGGAGATTTGTCCATCTTCAAAGGGGATAAACTCCTAAAAAAAATAGCCATTGAGTTTGCCAACTCTCCTTCCGAGCGAGAATTAGGATTGATGTACCGACAAACAATGCAGCAAAACCAAGGGATGCTTTTTGTTTTTCCCGATGAACAAATCCGTACATTTTATATGAAAAACACATTTCTTCCTTTAGATATTATTTATATCAATGCCAATAAAGAAATCATTAGCATCGTTAAAAACGCGCGACCAATGGATGAAACGTCACTACCCTCTGAGAAACCTGCAAAATACGTTTTAGAGATAAACGCAGGGCTTACCGATGCTTGGGGAATTGAAATAGGAGACCACATTTCATATTAA